TCCAGCCGGAAAAATCGCCGGATATGACCGCGCCGACGCCGAGCGCCCAGAGCGAAAAGACGCCCGCGTGCCGTTTCAGTCCACGTTTGTCAAAATAGTCCTGCCCGGGGACATGATACGAAACCCCGCCTTCGTGTCGTTTGTTTTCGTTAGACATTTTCATTCTCCCTGGGAGCCTGTCGGACTTGAAAGAAGCAGCTTCGAAAGAATCGGCTGCGGCGACGGGGTAATGGATTCATTTCCCATTCGCCTCGCTACGATCCTCCAAGCCCGACAGGCTCCTGACCCGAGGTTGGTGCACCGAACAACCGACCCGTTCTGCGCGAGCCGTATTGTGCGATACGTTACATTTGCTACATTTCTACTAAATTACGTAATATTTGTTATAACAGCTTGAGCCGAATGTCAACTCTGAAATGAATTCACATGGGAGCCTGTCGGACTTGGAGGATCGAAGCGAGGCGAGTGGGGAATGGAGGCCAGTTTCCCGCTCTTTTGAGGATGAGTGATTCTATTCGGACGAAAAAGACGGGTTGTGGGCCTATTATCCCATCGTCGCAGCCGATTCTTTCGAAGCTGCTTCTTTCAAGTCCGACAGGCTCATAGGCGCGGGCTGGCATGCATAATCGCTATGGAGGGCGACGTACATGGATGAAAGCATTGCACAACGGGTTACGGCGAAAATCAGTGCCATGCCTGCAAGCGAACGCAAGGTCGCGCAGACGCTGATCGCGAATTTCCCGTTGGCGGGCCTCAAGACGGTCGCAGAGTTTTCCAGGGATGCCGGGGTGAGCGCGCCGACCGTCCTGCGTTTCCTGACGCGCATCGGATTCCAGAACTACGGTGCGTTTCAGGCGGCCCTGAAGGAAGAGCTGGGCGCACGGCTGCAGTCTCCGCTGGCGCGTTCCGAGCGGTTAGGCCAGCCGATCAACGGCCAGACGACCTCGACGTTCGTCCGTGCGGTCGAGGAAAACATCGCCGAAACGCTCGCCCACCTCGGGCAGGCCGAGATCGAAGCCACCGCCGCGCTGCTGGGCGATAAAAAACGCACGGTCTACCTCGTCGGCGGTCGCTTCACCGACCCCGTCGCCCGCTATGCGGCCGCCCACCTGCGCATCATCCGCCCGCGTGTCGTGCATCTCGATGGACAGGAGAGCAGTTGGCACGACCGGCTGCTGGACATGACGCGCGCCGATGTCCTCGTGCTGTTCGACATCCGGCGCTATCAACCCAGCCTGCTGCGTTTCGCTGAAGCCGCGGTGGATCGACGAGTGGTCGTGGTCCTGTTCACCGACCAGTGGCTGTCGCCGCTGTCGAAGCTGGCCAGACATGTTTTCGCCGCGCACACTTCGGTGCCCTCGCCGTGGGATTCCAGCGCAGCGTTGTTCGTCCTCGTAGAGCTTCTGCTGGCCAGAATCACGGAGAAATCGGCACCGGCCAGCGTGCAGCGCATCCGTAAAATGGAGCGCCTGAAACCGCATGAATCCAGCGCTGCCGCCGGCGGCAAGCCGTCATCCGGATAAACGCGACCTTCCCCCTCACGCCCAACCGAGTCTGTCTGCCATGTCGCTGAGCGTATTTGACCTGTTCAAAATCGGCATCGGGCCGTCCAGCTCGCATACGGTCGGCCCGATGAAGGCCGCCCTGCGTTTCGCCAGCGCCCTGGAGCGCGCCGGCTTGCTCGCCGCCACCACGCGACTGCGGGTGCAGTTGTATGGATCGCTCGGGCATACGGGCCGCGGTCACGGCAGCGATCGCGCGGTGTTGCTCGGGCTGTCGGGCGAGACGCCCGAGGCGGTCGACCCGGATACGGTTGCGCAGCGGCTCGCCGCCATCGCCGAGCAGAAGACGCTGCACCTGCTCGGCCGACATCCGGTTGCTCTGCATCCGAGAGAGGATCTCGTATTCCACAAGCGTCAGCGCCTGCCGCTGCACCCCAATGGCATGCGCTTCGAGGCTTTCGATGCGACGGGCGGACTGCTGCTGGCGCGTGAGTTTTACTCGGTGGGGGGCGGTTTCGTGCTCACCGCGGACGAAGCCGGCGAACCTCGTATCGATGCCGACGAAACGCCCTTGCCCAACCCCTTCGCCAGCGCCACAGCCCTGCTCGAACGTTGTCGCGTGCGCGGCTGCTCGATTGCCGTCCTCATGCGCGAGAATGAGCGCGTATGGCGTAGCGACCGCAAGATCGACCAGGGTTTGATCGAGATCTGGAACGTCATGCAGGCCTGCGCGGCGCGTGGCATTGCTGCCCGCGGCGAACTGCCCGGCGGCTTGCATGTGCCGCGCCGCGCGCCAGTGCTGCACGCCCGCCTGGCCGCGCAGTCCGGGGCTGCACACGATGCGTTGGCCGTGCTGGACTGGGTCAACCTTTATGCTATCGCCATCAACGAAGAAAATGCCGCCGGCGGCCGCGTGGTCACGGCGCCGACCAACGGCGCGGCAGGCGTGATCCCCGCGGTGCTGCACTACTACACGCGTTTCGTGCCGGGCGCCGACGCGCATGGCGTGATCGACTTCCTGCTCACTGCCGGCGCCATCGGCATGCTCTACAAGGAAAACGCCTCGATATCCGGGGCCGATGTGGGCTGCCAGGGCGAGGTCGGGGTGGCCTGCTCGATGTCCGCCGGCGCGCTTGCAGCGGTGCTCGGCGGCACACCGGAGCAAATCGAGAACGCAGCCGAGATCGGCATGGAACATAACCTCGGCCTGACCTGTGACCCGGTGGCCGGGCTGGTGCAGATACCCTGTATCGAACGCAACGCGATGGCTGCGGTCAAAGCTATCAACGCCGCCCGCATTGCGCTGCGCGGCGACGGCTCGCACCGCGTGTCGCTGGACCGCGTCATCCGTACCATGCTGGATACCGGTCGCGACATGAAGGTCAAATACAAGGAAACTTCGCGCGGCGGACTGGCTGTGAATCTGATCGAATGCTGAATTACCGTGCGCAGGCCATGCGGTATGCGCTGCTTCGAGGATCGGGCCGGACCGTGGACCCAGCTCGGGCTGGCTCCGGCCGGCGATACTGAACGACGCAAGTAACCACCACCCCGGGAGTCCATTATGAAACCCACTGTTCTGATCACGGGTGCCAATCGTGGCATCGGCCTGGAATTCGTGCGCCAATACGTCGACGAGGGCTGGCGCGTCCACGCCTGCTGCCGTCATCCCGATGCCGCGAATCAGCTTTACGAACTGGCCGGACCCGATGTCCTCGTGCATCGACTCGACGTGGCCGACGCCGGGCAGATCACCGCGCTTGCCGGCAAGTTGCGCGACGAGCCACTGGATCTTCTGATCAACAACGCCGGCGTCTACGGTCCGCCCGGCGCGCGCTTCGGCGCACTCGAACCGGAGGGCTGGCTCGATACGCTGCGCATCAACAGCATCGCCCCGCTGCTCATGGCGCAAGCTTTCCGGAATCACATCGAGGCGGGCGGCGGGCGCACCATTGCCACGCTGACCAGCAAGATGGGCAGCATCGGCGATAACGCCTCCGGCGGCAGCTACATTTACCGTTCGTCGAAGGCGGCGTTGAATGCTGCGCTCTACAGCCTGTCGCTCGACCTCGCGCCGCACATCAAGGTGCTGATTCTGCATCCCGGCTGGGTGCGCACGGACATGGGCGGCCCGAGCGGCGAGATCGACGCCGTGGAGAGCGCGCGCCGGTTGCGCGGCCTGATCGCCGACGCGGGCCCGGCCGACAGCGGGCGCTTCACCGATATCGACGGCTCGACGATTCCCTGGTGAGAAAACCCCGCACTCAGAGGATGCGGCAGGCTTCTTCGAAGCTCAGGCGGGGATTGCGCGGATAGCGTCTGGACACGTCGCCGTAACCGAGGTTGAGCAGGAAATTCGACTTCCAGCGGCCATCGGGGAAGAACTCCGCATCCACCTTGGCATTGTCGAAACCGGACATCGGGCCGCAGTCCAGCCCCAACGCGCGGGCGGCAAGAATCAGATAGCCCGCCTTGCAGGCTGGCGTTGAGCACCATGGTGCGCGTGCGCAACGCCTCGTTGCCGGCGAACATGTCGCGCGCGTTCGGATTGTTCGGAAACAGCGTCGGCAGATGCTCGTGGAACTTTGTGTCGTAGCTGACGATGACCGTCACCGGGGCACTGCGCGTCTTGTCCACGTTGCCGGGCGAGAGCGCCGGCACCAGCCGTTCCTTGGCTTCCTGACCGGTGACGAAGACCAACCGCGCCGGGCTGACGTTCATGCTCGTCGGCGCCCATTTCATCAGTTCGTAAAGCTCATGCAGCAGGGCTTCGTTGACCGGTTTCGGTAGCCAGTGCACATGCGTATGCGCGTCGCGAAACAGCTTCGCAAGCGCGGTGTCGTCAAGGCGCATACCGCTGGCTGCGGCGCTGATTTGCTCATGTCCCATTACAAAATTTCTCCATCAACAGGGGGGGATTCAACCCAGATCATTCATTCGGCAAGGCGAAGATTGCGCCTGACAGACTCAAACTTTCGGCAGATCAAACAACAGAACCTCGGCATCGAATCCGTCGCGCAGATGCAGCAAGGGCTGCCCGCTCACGCTGGCCGCATCGCCTGCCTTTAGAGGGGTGCCGTCGAGCGTCAGTTCCCCTCGCGCGACGTGCACGTAGGCAATCCGGGAGTCGTGCAGGCTGTAGGTGACGGCTTCGTCGCCGGTGAGCAGCGCGCCGTACACGCGCACATCCTGATGCAGGCGCACCGATTCTTGCGCGGCATCCGGCGAGGCCAGCAGGCGCAAGCGTCCGCGACGCTCGTCCACGGGAAATGCGCGCTGCTCGTAACCCGGTGCAATACCCCGTTCGGCAGGCTGAATCCAGATTTGCAGCAGATGCAGCAGCTCCGTGGACGAGTGATTCATTTCGCTATGGCGAATGCCGGTGCCGGCGCTCATGCGCTGCACCTCGCCGGGGCGGATCACGCCATGCGTGCCGGTGCTGTCGCGGTGTTCGACCGCGCCTTCGAGTACATAGGTGAGGATCTCCATGTCCTGATGCGGATGCGTGGGAAAACCGGCGCCGGGCGCGATGCGATCCTCATTGAGGACGCGCAGCGCGGACACGCCCATGTGGCGCGGGTCGTAATAATCGGCGAAGGAAAAGCTGTGCCAGCTGTCAAGCCAGCCATGCACGGCGTGGCCGCGGTCGGCGGCCTTGCGCAGAGTCAGCATGGGATACTCCTGTCTGTGAGGTGTCATGGAGGACACTATCCCACCCCATGCGGCACAGGCGGGCGAAATGTTTCGAGCAGGCCGTTCAAATCGACTGAACCCTGATAACCCATCAGGCGAGGCGCCAATTACACAACCCATTGTGTTAGAAGTATTTTAATTCAGCGTACAGCATCGTTGCCCATGCCCGTGCGAAGAAGCATTCTGTGTGTTCAACGATCAAGCAAGGGCGCCTCGCCTGATGAATGATCCGGGTCGCACAAGACCGGGCCGGGTCAGCGTGCCTCGCCGGCGCGCGCCAGCGCCCAGATCTCGACCCGTTTCACACCCGCACGGCGCAGCACGCGCGCCAACTCGGCTGCGGTGGCGCCGGTGGTCATGACATCGTCGACAATCGCGACCGCTGCCGGCAGGCGGGCGCGCGAACTGACGGCAAAGGCACCGCGCAGGTTGCGCAGCCGCTGCCTGGCCGGGAGTTGCATCTGCGCCCGGGTCGCGCGCACCCGGCGCAGCGCGAAAGCGTCAACCCGCACGCCCCAGTGCCGCGCCAGCGGACGGGCCATTTCCAGTGCCTGATTGTAGCCACGCTCGCGCAGGCGGGCCCGATGCAACGGCACTGGCAGCAAGAGTGCCGGCGGGCGTCGTCCGGCCCGCTCGGCAGCGTCGATCAGCAGCGCGGCGCACAAGGTCGCATGCGCGAGACGACCACGGAATTTGAACTCGGCGATCAGCCGGTCGACCGGCTCGGCGTAACGCAGCGGCGCGAACACCGCGTCGTACGGCGGCGGTCGGCGCAAACAACGCCCGCACACCGTGCCCGCAATCGGCGCCAGCGGTCGCCCGCAACACGCGCAGGCATGCTCGACCTGTGGCAACCCGCCCGCGCAGGCCGCGCACAACGCGCGTCCGGCGGATCCCGGCGCGCCACACAGCACGCACACCGGCGGATAGATAACATCCAGCCCTTTACGCAACAAACCGATTCCGCGCATGCTCATCCCCACTCACCCCAAGGGTCGTCTATGCTGACGCTTTATCCTCCGGCCGCCAAGCGACGGCACGCCACGACACACATCCCAGGCCACCGATGAAGACCGTTCCCGACTTCCGCTCTCCCGCGTTTCTGCGCGAGCACATCCGCCGCACAATGGCTTTCTATCACCCACGCTGTATCGACCCGGCGGGCGGCTTCTTTCACTATTTCCGCGACGATGGCGCGATTTACGACACTGCGCACCGGCATCTGGTCAGCAGCACCCGTTTCGTATTCAACTACGCCAAGGCTGCTGTCGCATTCGGCGAGCCCGCCTATCTCGACGCCGCGCGTCACGGCCTGGCCTATCTGCGCGACGTGCACCGCGACCCCGCCACCGGCGGCTATGTCTGGACGCTGCGCGCCGGCCAGCCCGAGGACCGCACCAACCACGCCTATGGCCTGGCCTTCGTGCTGCTGGCCTACGCCAGCGCCCTGCGCGCCGGCATCGCCGAGGCCCGGCCCTGGCTGAACGAAACCCGCGACTTGCTCGAAACCCATTACTGGGACGCCGCCGCCGGGCTCTACCGCGACGAGGCCGATGCGCAGTGGCACTTCACAACCTACCGCGGGCAGAACGCCAACATGCACCTGTGCGAGGCGCTGCTCGCCGCCTACGAGGCCACCGCCGAGACCTTCTACCTCGACCGCGCGCTCACCGTCGCCGACCACATGACGCGCCGTCAGGCGGCCAAGACCGGCGGAATCATCTGGGAACACTACGACGTTCACTGGGAACCGGACTGGGATTACAACCGCGACCATCCCAGGCACCTGTTCCGCCCCTGGGGTTTCCAGGCCGGTCATCAGACCGAATGGGCCAAGCTGCTGTTGATCCTGGAGCGCCACGCACCGCGCGACTGGCAGCTGCCGACCGCCCGCCACCTGTTCGACACCGCCCTGGAGCGCGCCTGGGACGCGGACTGCGGCGGCCTCTGCTACGGCTTCGCGCCGGACGGCACGATCTGCGACGACGACAAATACTTCTGGGTGCAGGCCGAATCGCTGGCCGCCGCCGCAGTGCTCGCCACGCGCACCGGCGACGCGCGATACTGGAGCGGGTACGCGCGCATCTGGCGCTACGCCTGGGCGCATTTCGTCGACCACGAGTACGGCGCCTGGTACCGTATCCTACACCGCGACAATCGCAAGTACAGCGACGAGAAAAGCCCCGCCGGCAAAGTCGATTATCACACCATGGGCGCCTGCTACACGGTGCTCGAACTGCAACCGTAAGCGGTTGCGATACCGTGACACCGCGGCGCCGCAACCCAATCTGGAGGATCCGCATGACGCAACAACACGACACGCGCGTACCGGCCAGCCCGGAGCGCGATCATTGGAACGAACGCTACGCCGCGAAGGAGTTTATCTGGTCGGTGCAGGCCAACGCTTTCCTCGTCGCCGAAACGACGGATCTGCCGGCCGGCCGCGCGCTGGACCTCGCCGCTGGCGAGGGGCGCAATGCCATCTGGCTCGCCGAACGCGGCTGGCAGGTGCGGGCCGTGGATTTCTCCGAAATCGCCGCAGAAAAGGGTCAGCGCCTGGCCGAAAGCCGCGGCGTCGGCGAGCGCGTCGAGTTCGAGGTCGCCGACCTGCGCGTCTACACCCCGCCTGCGGCCAGCTTCGATCTGGTCATCCTGATGTATCTGCATCTGCCGCATGACGCGCTGTTCCCCGTGCTCGCCCGCGCAGCGGATGCCGTCGCTCCCGGCGGCACCTTCCTGCTGCTCGGCCACGACGCCTCCAATCTCGAACATGGCCATGGCGGTCCGCAGAATCCGGCCGTGCTGTACACCCCGGAGCAGATCGTCGGCACGCTGGGCGACCGGCTCGAAATCGAACAGGCCGGCGTGTTCGACCGCCCGGTAGACACACCCGCAGGCACGCGCATCGCCAAGGACTGTCTCGTACGCGCCCGGCGAGCGGATTGAAACACCACCGTGCGGCGCCGGTCAGGCTTTCTCGCCCTGCCGTCGCCGCGGCCGCGTCAATCCGGATAATTTTCCTCGTCTTCCTGCGCCAGAGCGTCGTCCAGCGACACCCAGGCCAGCCGGCTGCCGACCCAGATGTGCCGGTTCGGCGGATAGTGGTCGGCGTGGTCCAGCGTGGTCACGCTGATATCGAGCGTTCCCGGCGACAACACCGTCCACAGCGCCATCTGCGCGCCGCAGTCGGGGCAGAAATGCCGCTCGCTGCCGGCGACCGCGCTATAGCGACGCGGCTCGCCCTCGGTCCACCGAAAACTCGCGATCGGCACCGTCGCCCACGTCACGTGCGTGCCGCCGGTGGTGCGCCGGCAGATGGAACAATGACACACCGCCACGTCGTCCAGCGCATTCGTCTCGACCGCGTAGCGACAGGCACCGCAATGACATCCACCCTCAATCAACGCCTTCTCCCAGAATGCCCCCTGACAGCTTGGCAGCATCGCCGCAGCCCGGCAACGGGCCGGGGCGCCTGCGCATACCCCGATTCCCATTCGTACCCGCTTTTGGCAAAGTAACGAAGTGCGTCGAAGCGCACCAACCGGCATCATCACGACGAAGGAAAACATATGAACTGGTACCTCGACGTTCTCAGAAAATACGCCGTGTTCAGCGGTCGCGCGCGCAGAAAGGAATATTGGTTTTTCATCCTGTTCAACCTCATCGCCTCATTCATTTTCGGCGTCATCGACGGCATCGTCGGTGTTGCCATGCACAACGACAATTTCTCGCTGTTCGGCACGCTCTACGCGCTCGCCGTACTGATTCCAGCCATTGCGGTAGGCGTCCGCCGCCTGCACGACACCGGCCGTACCGGCTGGTGGATTCTCATTGGCCTCATCCCGCTCATCGGCTGGATCGTGCTGCTGATCTTCATGGTTCAAGACAGTCAGCCGGGCGCAAACGTCTACGGCTCCTCACCGAAGGAAGCGGCCGCCTGACCGCTCGAGCGGGCCGCAGGGTCGCGAGTTGATGCACACGGCAACCCGTACACTGCCCGCCGCAGGGCGCGCGACTTGCCAGCATCGCCCTGCGCCCCTACGCTAGCGACCGCATGAACGCCGTCGTCCCACCCAAATCGCTGACCCGCCTGACCGGTCGCGCCATCGCCGATTACCGCATGATCCGCGCCGGCGACCGCATCCTGCTCGGCTTGTCCGGCGGCAAGGACTCGCTCAGCCTGCTGATGCTCTTGCTGCATTTTCAGCGCCGCGCGCCGGTTCGCTTCGAGATCGGCGCGATCACTGTCGACCCGCAGTCGCCCGAGTTCGATCCGAGCCCGCTGATTCCGTATATGAACGAACTCGGCGTACCGTATTTCTACCAACGCGAGCGCATCCTGGACCTGGCCGGCGAGCACATGGACAACGATTCCTACTGCGCCTTCTGCGCGCGCATGAAGCGTGGCGTGATGTACAGCACGGCACGGCGCGAGGGCTACAACGTCATCGCTCTGGCGCAACATCTGGACGACCTGGCCGAGAGCTTCCTGATGTCCGCCTTCCATGGCGGGCGCCTTAACACCATGAAGGCCCATTACGTGACCGATGCCGGCGACCTGCGCGTGATCCGCCCGCTGGTCTACGCGCGCGAACGCCAGACGCGCGATTTCGCCCAAGCGGCGGCGCTGCCGATCATCACCGAGAACTGCCCCGCCTGCTGCGGCAGGCCAACCCAGCGCGAGCACATGAAACAACTGCTCGCGCGCGAGGAAGCCGAGCAACCGCGCCTGTTTCGCAACCTGCTCTCGACCCTGCGCCCACTGATGGCCGCGGGGCAGCCCGAAGAAGCCTAATGGCTGCTCTGCTCGCGCGTCTGCTGCTGCGGCTGTTCGGCCTGCTCCCGCTGCGCATCAACCAGGCCGTGGGCGGCGCGCTCGGCGCCTCGATCTGGCTGTTGTCGCCCAAGCTGCGCCGTATCACCCTCACCAATCTTGCGCTCTGTTTCCCTGAATCCGACCCCGCCTGGCGTCGGCGCACCGGGCGCCGCAGCCTCATCGAAAGCACCCGCGCGCTCACCGAAGCGCCCTGGCTGTGGCGCCAGACGCCCGAGACGCTGCGCGGCCTGCTCCATCCCAGCGATGATTTGAAGCTGTTGCACAGTGCGGGTCAGCACGGCGAAGCCATCCTCGCCACCCCGCACCTCGGCAGTTGGGAATTCGCCGGGCTCTACCTGGCGACACTCCGCCCGACCACCGCGCTCTACCGTCCGCCGCGCATGCAGGCTCTGGACGGCCTGATCCGTGCCGCCCGTGCTCACACCGGTTCGCGCCTGGTGCCGACCACGCCGACCGGCCTGCGCGCCCTGCGCCAGGCACTGGCGCGCGGTGAAGCCGTCGGTCTACTGCCGGACCAGACCCCCAAGGGCGGCGGGGGCGTGTTCGCGCCGTTCTTCGGCCACCCCGCCTACACCATGCGGCTGCTGTCTACGCTGGCGCGGCGCGCGTGCACGCCCGTCGTACTCGCGTACTTCGAACGGCTGCCTCGCGGGCAGGGTTTTCGCCTGCACAGCACCGCCGCTACCGACGCCATCTATAACGCTGACACGGCCCGTGCCGCAGCGGAACTCAACCGCTGTGTCGAAAGCCTCGTACGCCAGTGCCCGGAGCAATACCTGTGGAGCTACCGGCGCTTCAACCGCTACCCACCGGGCGCGCCTGATCCTTACGCCACACCAAACTGAATGCGTGAGCGCATCGCACACGCACACGTCACCGCTTCGGCATGCCCCTAAATGAAGGTGAATTGGACATTCGCGGCAGATGTGGCATCACGATAAATTCCTGCGCGTAAATCGACGCGTCAGCACCGAGTGCGCCACACTCGATCACCAGTGGCAGACCGATGGTACCGTCCGATACTGTGAGCTGATACCGACTTGGCCCGATGCTGCAACACGTCCAGGACACATTTCGTTTATGCGGAACTGGCAAGATTCAACTGCCGAATTCAGTGATCCAATAATCCATTAGACACGACGATAATTGCGCAGGGTTGAAATTACAAAGCGTTCTTCAATGAGCCGCATCGTTGCGCGATGCACGAGCGAAGCAGTCATCCGTGAATTCAAAGGTATGGCAAGGCCCGTTATTTAACGGGTTAGCTGGGTTCAAAACTTGTCCGAAGAATTCACCGGCGACATACGACGAAGAACATCATCGTGCAGAACAAAATGATGATACAAAGCGGCCACCGTATGCAGCATGATGATGCCCGCCAGGCTCTCCGCAATCGCCGCATGTATCGGCAATACTTCTCTGAAAACAAGCACGGGGTTGGGGTGAATGGGCAAAGCGACGTGCCATGCGAAAAACCAAAGGCCTTTGCCCAGCAGACCCATCATCCAGATTCCCACCGCCGATTGAATGAAAATCAGGCCGTACAGCAACACATGCACCGCTTCCGCCAGGCGTGCGTTTAAAGCATTCAAACCATTTCCGGAACGAGCCTTTTTGAATAAACGGATCGAAAGCATCCATAGGCTTAACCCAAAAATGAGCAATCCCATTTGCTGATGAATCAGGATTTCGGTAGTCAGGTGTTCGCGAAACCAACCAACATGCAGCATGGAATAACCCAGAAGTCCTTGAAAAAGGACCAGCAGAGCGATGAACCAATGCAAAATACGTCCAACCCGACTCGTATGCATAATGGCGTTTTTCCTCGATGTAAAATTGTGCCTATTTCTCCAAAATATTCCATTAATAGAGACAATAATTGCGCAAGAATTAGAATTCACAGGGAAGACTCTTCAAGCGATGGGCATTGTAGCGCTATGCCAATCGATGAAGCCATGGATTCAAAAATCAAGTCAGATGACTCTTCTAATGGATGATCTGCGTTGAATATTTTTCACCGGAATAATTCCAGTTTTCCACAAAAACATGAAATCGGCCTCCATTGTCTAATCGCCTCGCCGTATTTCACCATTCAAGGCTCGAAAAACGCAGCGCGTAATTTACAGTCTGCTTCCTAACTGAAAATTCGCAGGAACCCGCTGAATGGATTCAAACCAGCAGAAGAGCGCACGCTTGAAGGAACAGTTTTTGAGATGCAGCATGACATCACCAAAGCAATCCTATCCTTATGGCGAAGTACAGCCCGGCGTAGGTGTCGGTAAGCTTTGGGCGCTATTGCAACTTTTACGCTATTCTGTTTTATCACTGTCTCAATCGGGTTCTGTTTTTGGAGTGTGTTAGCAGTCCTTAGCATGATCCACTGCTTTGAGAGCGGGTACTCAAGAGCCACATCTAGTGCACTTCGGGGCAAAACATGCCGGGTATCGACGCGGACATTCAGCAACTCTGGGATGAACTTGCTGATTTCGATGCGGCGCATAGCGATCAAACTATGCACCACTTATTGAATTTTCTTAACGAAGATCTGCATGCCATCAACGTGCTCTGGTTCGTAGCGATTCACCTACATTCCTTAAAGCCGGACGATCCGGTTTTCGGTTGGCGACCCCGCGTTCACGGGTATTTGTATCCCGATGCTGCGTTGGAAAAACGCTCGCGAGATGCAAAACAAAGCATTGAATGTGGGAAAATCAATCCTTCCATGATACGAAGCGCGGCATTAGCAGGGCAGTGGCGAGCCAATCGACTGGTCGACCTGGTGGAACCTGAATGGTTCGAATCAGAATTTTATCGCGACTACCATCTCGCCCATAATCACGGCGATGCAATCTGGCTCGCCTGCCCAATCAATGAAGACTCTGAGGTATATTTCGGAATTTTTCGCAGCAACGACGCACCACGCTTCAGCCCAGAAGACAGAGATCGGCCGCTGCGGATAGTGTGTGGTTTGTAATGGATGCTACGCCAATTATTGCTCAGCTATGGGGTTGGGATCGGCAATAAATCACTGACGCCAGCCGAGCGCAACGTGCTCC
This genomic stretch from Acidihalobacter ferrooxydans harbors:
- a CDS encoding ATP-binding protein, with amino-acid sequence MNAVVPPKSLTRLTGRAIADYRMIRAGDRILLGLSGGKDSLSLLMLLLHFQRRAPVRFEIGAITVDPQSPEFDPSPLIPYMNELGVPYFYQRERILDLAGEHMDNDSYCAFCARMKRGVMYSTARREGYNVIALAQHLDDLAESFLMSAFHGGRLNTMKAHYVTDAGDLRVIRPLVYARERQTRDFAQAAALPIITENCPACCGRPTQREHMKQLLAREEAEQPRLFRNLLSTLRPLMAAGQPEEA
- a CDS encoding cytochrome b, whose amino-acid sequence is MHTSRVGRILHWFIALLVLFQGLLGYSMLHVGWFREHLTTEILIHQQMGLLIFGLSLWMLSIRLFKKARSGNGLNALNARLAEAVHVLLYGLIFIQSAVGIWMMGLLGKGLWFFAWHVALPIHPNPVLVFREVLPIHAAIAESLAGIIMLHTVAALYHHFVLHDDVLRRMSPVNSSDKF
- a CDS encoding lipid A biosynthesis acyltransferase, giving the protein MAALLARLLLRLFGLLPLRINQAVGGALGASIWLLSPKLRRITLTNLALCFPESDPAWRRRTGRRSLIESTRALTEAPWLWRQTPETLRGLLHPSDDLKLLHSAGQHGEAILATPHLGSWEFAGLYLATLRPTTALYRPPRMQALDGLIRAARAHTGSRLVPTTPTGLRALRQALARGEAVGLLPDQTPKGGGGVFAPFFGHPAYTMRLLSTLARRACTPVVLAYFERLPRGQGFRLHSTAATDAIYNADTARAAAELNRCVESLVRQCPEQYLWSYRRFNRYPPGAPDPYATPN